In the Capillibacterium thermochitinicola genome, one interval contains:
- a CDS encoding aspartyl-phosphate phosphatase Spo0E family protein, which yields MTLLELRRLINQKKQELYLCYREQGITDEVLKLSENLDHLIYKYHLMNSPLFFEREIFQREATEIQFIAKTN from the coding sequence ATGACTTTGCTTGAGTTGCGAAGACTTATTAACCAAAAAAAGCAGGAGCTATATCTTTGTTACCGGGAGCAGGGCATTACTGATGAAGTTCTAAAACTTAGCGAAAATCTTGATCATTTGATTTACAAATACCATTTAATGAATTCCCCTTTGTTTTTTGAAAGAGAGATTTTTCAGCGTGAGGCCACGGAAATTCAATTTATAGCAAAAACAAACTAA